The following are from one region of the Stigmatella ashevillena genome:
- a CDS encoding cysteine dioxygenase — protein MLRQLREEVHGAEGELRVGERLRDVRVRPECLKPYLHFRRGRYTRNLVYREPRFEVVVNCWDEGTASPIHDHDAQECWFSIQAGRFLLENFPLLSGGREAGPAVLGPPQVSEPVGPGHVDFRGPDDSIHRVSVLSGPGVSLHVYASPVEQCLVFDPRRQRCEWYQLSYYSVFGRPVKPLRPAELSERR, from the coding sequence GTGCTTCGCCAGCTTCGTGAGGAGGTTCACGGGGCGGAAGGCGAGTTGCGGGTCGGAGAGCGGCTGCGGGACGTGCGGGTGCGCCCGGAGTGCTTGAAGCCCTACCTGCATTTCCGCCGCGGGCGCTACACGCGCAACCTGGTCTACCGGGAGCCCCGGTTCGAGGTGGTGGTCAATTGCTGGGACGAGGGGACGGCCTCTCCCATCCATGACCACGACGCGCAGGAGTGCTGGTTCAGCATCCAGGCAGGGCGCTTCTTGCTGGAGAACTTCCCGCTGCTGTCCGGCGGGCGGGAGGCCGGGCCCGCCGTGCTGGGCCCGCCCCAGGTGTCGGAGCCCGTGGGCCCTGGGCATGTGGACTTCCGGGGACCGGACGACTCCATCCACCGGGTGTCCGTGCTGTCCGGGCCCGGTGTCTCGCTGCACGTCTACGCGTCCCCGGTGGAGCAGTGCCTTGTGTTCGACCCGCGCCGTCAGCGGTGCGAGTGGTACCAGCTCTCCTACTATTCCGTTTTTGGACGGCCCGTGAAGCCGCTTCGCCCCGCAGAGCTGTCCGAGCGGAGGTAG
- a CDS encoding Uma2 family endonuclease, with protein MVSETLVDQATYSVLNALPMGWVGEIVEEELVASPRPMAAQTRAAFMLGVELGEQLDTRRGGSGRWCFLRAPELHLGRDVLVPDLAGWRRDRVPLPPEPCAPFLTLSPDWVCEVLSPATRALDRTRKLPLYAQHGVSHAWFVDPEARTLEVFQRLKRGWLFCASYEGEALVRSEPFASLSMELGTLWLPAESDAPVRTGPRLGGSPSARSLAASAEILERYPSS; from the coding sequence ATGGTGTCGGAGACGCTTGTCGACCAGGCCACGTACTCGGTTCTCAATGCACTGCCCATGGGATGGGTGGGAGAAATCGTCGAAGAAGAACTGGTGGCTTCGCCCCGCCCCATGGCCGCGCAGACGCGCGCGGCCTTCATGCTGGGGGTGGAGTTGGGAGAGCAACTCGACACGCGGCGGGGAGGCAGCGGCCGCTGGTGTTTCCTCCGGGCCCCTGAACTCCACCTGGGCCGGGACGTGCTGGTGCCGGACCTGGCGGGTTGGCGCCGGGACCGGGTGCCCCTGCCCCCCGAGCCGTGTGCGCCTTTCCTGACCCTGTCTCCGGACTGGGTGTGTGAGGTGCTCTCGCCTGCCACGCGCGCCCTGGACCGCACCCGCAAGCTGCCGCTCTACGCCCAGCATGGCGTCTCGCACGCGTGGTTTGTCGACCCCGAGGCGCGCACCCTCGAGGTGTTCCAGCGCCTCAAGCGCGGCTGGCTGTTCTGCGCCAGCTACGAGGGCGAGGCCCTGGTGCGCTCCGAGCCCTTCGCCTCTCTGTCGATGGAACTGGGCACGCTCTGGCTGCCCGCGGAGAGTGATGCCCCCGTGAGGACGGGCCCCCGCCTGGGAGGGTCCCCGTCCGCCCGCTCGCTCGCCGCGAGCGCGGAGATCCTCGAGCGCTATCCCAGCTCGTGA
- the mnmE gene encoding tRNA uridine-5-carboxymethylaminomethyl(34) synthesis GTPase MnmE: MSPQVTIAALATAPAAGAVGILRLSGPAALEVGRRLAPGIPEAPVPRHAYLASFVDAGGRTLDEGLFLYFRAPHSFTGEDVVELQAHGSPRLLQLLLARVLEDERVRPARPGEFTRRAFLQGRIDLTRAEAVADLVAADSEAAVRAAAAGLSGALALRVASLEEPLRALHADLEGVLNFPEEAEGADEGAGPRVAALRSEAESLLAEAGRGRLVRRGARVALYGPVNAGKSTLFNRLVGEARALVDAEPGTTRDVLEARVEWNGLALSLLDTAGLRETPGRIEALGIARTREALASVDLALLVLPPEATPAEAEGWVKEAGATAVLRVAGKCDVAALPHAAATWERGLRVSGKTGEGLEPLRTAVLSHLWGEGTPAAVALVSERHADALRRAAEALGRAHEASRLSTLEVLSGEVGLALEALGEVSGTSVSEALLDAIFQRFCIGK; encoded by the coding sequence CTGAGCCCGCAGGTGACCATCGCCGCCCTGGCCACGGCGCCTGCCGCGGGGGCCGTGGGCATCCTGCGGTTGTCCGGCCCCGCCGCGCTGGAAGTGGGCCGGCGGCTGGCACCGGGCATCCCCGAGGCACCGGTGCCGCGCCACGCATACCTGGCGTCCTTCGTGGATGCCGGAGGCCGCACGCTCGATGAAGGGCTGTTCCTCTACTTCCGCGCGCCCCACTCCTTCACGGGCGAGGACGTGGTGGAACTGCAAGCCCATGGCAGCCCTCGGCTGCTGCAACTGCTGCTGGCGCGCGTGCTGGAGGACGAGCGCGTGCGCCCTGCCCGCCCGGGAGAGTTCACCCGCCGTGCCTTTCTCCAGGGCCGCATCGACCTGACGCGCGCGGAGGCCGTCGCGGACCTGGTGGCGGCGGACTCGGAAGCGGCGGTGAGGGCGGCCGCGGCGGGACTGTCCGGCGCGCTCGCCCTGCGGGTGGCCTCGTTGGAGGAGCCGCTGCGCGCCCTGCACGCGGACCTGGAAGGGGTGCTCAACTTTCCAGAGGAGGCGGAAGGGGCCGACGAGGGAGCGGGTCCTCGCGTGGCGGCGCTGCGCTCCGAGGCCGAGTCGCTCCTGGCCGAGGCGGGCCGGGGCCGGCTGGTGCGCCGGGGCGCCCGGGTGGCCCTCTACGGGCCGGTGAACGCGGGCAAGTCCACGCTGTTCAACCGGCTGGTGGGGGAAGCGCGGGCGCTCGTGGATGCCGAGCCCGGCACGACGCGCGACGTGCTGGAGGCCCGCGTCGAGTGGAACGGGCTCGCCCTCAGCCTGCTGGACACCGCGGGCCTGCGCGAGACGCCCGGCCGCATCGAGGCCCTGGGCATTGCCCGCACCCGGGAGGCGCTGGCCTCGGTGGACCTGGCCCTCCTGGTGCTGCCACCCGAGGCCACTCCCGCCGAGGCCGAGGGTTGGGTGAAGGAGGCCGGAGCCACCGCCGTGCTGCGCGTGGCCGGCAAGTGCGATGTGGCCGCCCTCCCCCACGCCGCTGCCACATGGGAGCGGGGCCTGCGCGTGAGCGGCAAGACGGGCGAGGGGCTCGAGCCGCTGCGCACGGCGGTGCTGTCCCACCTGTGGGGCGAAGGAACGCCCGCGGCCGTGGCGCTGGTCTCCGAGCGCCATGCCGATGCGCTGCGTCGCGCCGCCGAGGCCCTGGGACGTGCCCACGAGGCCTCCCGGCTCTCGACCTTGGAAGTCCTCTCGGGCGAGGTGGGCCTGGCGCTGGAGGCCCTCGGCGAGGTGTCGGGGACGTCCGTTTCCGAGGCCTTGCTGGACGCCATTTTCCAGCGCTTCTGTATCGGCAAATAG
- a CDS encoding TadE/TadG family type IV pilus assembly protein, with translation MKKRPLNAGESGQAAVEAAIVLPLFVFLMLGILQIGLMHQARLMTKYASYRAVRAGAIHNAKVEEMERAALAVMLPLLSEDRSGGEYIQSITSASDFKSKWGTSGVSSNKMSDADMKYVDVVICGPLKGDVGGGQEVDFDDPQEAGQAGWKESQKTKLRVQATFNYRMPIPFANWVIHAAAMNKEVPWVLRMGKKSAGPSKFAHSRYQKYKDAADSGQYILPIRAAYTMRMQSNIYVSQLPEKNECLTSNVPK, from the coding sequence ATGAAGAAGCGACCCCTGAACGCGGGAGAGTCGGGACAGGCGGCCGTCGAAGCGGCCATCGTCCTTCCACTGTTCGTGTTCCTGATGCTGGGCATCCTTCAGATTGGCCTGATGCACCAGGCGCGACTGATGACGAAGTACGCTTCCTACCGGGCCGTCCGGGCCGGGGCGATACACAACGCCAAGGTCGAGGAGATGGAGCGGGCCGCGCTCGCGGTGATGCTTCCCCTGCTGAGCGAGGACCGCAGCGGCGGGGAATACATTCAGTCCATCACCAGCGCGTCCGACTTCAAGTCGAAGTGGGGCACTTCGGGCGTCTCCTCCAACAAAATGTCCGATGCGGACATGAAATACGTGGATGTGGTGATCTGTGGTCCACTCAAGGGCGACGTGGGCGGCGGTCAGGAAGTGGATTTCGATGATCCGCAGGAGGCGGGTCAGGCGGGGTGGAAGGAGAGCCAGAAGACCAAGTTGCGCGTCCAGGCGACCTTCAACTACCGGATGCCCATCCCGTTCGCCAACTGGGTCATCCACGCGGCCGCGATGAACAAGGAAGTGCCCTGGGTGTTGCGAATGGGCAAGAAGAGCGCGGGCCCCTCGAAGTTCGCTCACAGCAGGTACCAGAAATACAAGGATGCCGCCGACAGTGGCCAGTACATCCTTCCCATCCGCGCCGCCTACACCATGCGCATGCAGTCCAACATCTACGTCTCCCAACTGCCGGAAAAAAACGAATGCCTCACAAGCAACGTTCCCAAGTGA
- the sppA gene encoding signal peptide peptidase SppA, whose translation MKRFIVGALAVIGALSLLSVAGLILLLMVAAASKPSVPGTLVLELELDQPLLEQVPDDSLAGAFGPKRATVRDVVEALEKGAQDPRVKSLLVHIDQPGGIAVAQELRDAVKAFRASGKKAVAFTDTFGEGGSATGAYYLATAFDEIYLQPSGDVTLTGVSVETPFARDAFAKLGVQPRIGQRYEYKNAVNTYTEQGYTASHREATEKFLGSLFGQVVRGIAEGRKLSEDEVKGLIDRAPLLGQAALEAKLVDGLLYRDEVLAKVKEEAGKSAQLLFLDKYLDRSGGPSEAGETVALVYGVGGIVRGKSESNPLGGDASFGAESVALALRKASEDKDVKAILFRVDSPGGSYVASDTVRREVQRAREKGKPVIVSMATYAASGGYFVSMGADKIVAQPGTLTGSIGVYGGKMVTADFWAKLGINFETLSIGKDATLYSTDSDFTPEQQAKNDASLDRVYTDFTQKAAEGRHLPLEKLQAVARGRVWTGEDAKELGLVDELGGFPKALELVREAAKLPKDAKVHLQVFPRKKQPAEVIADILGGGEGDNSEDERGAQAAALSPLIPALAQTRQMYQLGARLGLWGPPHGTLQAPLPETRW comes from the coding sequence ATGAAACGCTTCATCGTGGGAGCCCTGGCCGTCATCGGCGCGCTCTCCCTGCTGTCTGTCGCGGGCCTCATCTTGCTGCTCATGGTGGCCGCGGCGAGCAAGCCCTCGGTGCCGGGCACCCTGGTGCTGGAGCTGGAGCTGGACCAACCCCTGCTGGAGCAGGTGCCGGACGACTCGCTGGCGGGCGCCTTCGGCCCGAAGCGGGCCACCGTCCGGGACGTGGTGGAGGCCCTGGAGAAGGGGGCGCAGGACCCCCGGGTGAAGTCGCTGCTCGTGCACATCGACCAGCCCGGCGGAATCGCCGTGGCCCAGGAGCTGCGGGACGCGGTGAAGGCCTTCCGCGCCAGCGGCAAGAAGGCCGTGGCCTTCACGGACACCTTCGGGGAGGGCGGCAGCGCCACGGGGGCCTACTACCTGGCCACCGCCTTCGATGAAATCTACCTCCAGCCCTCGGGGGACGTGACGCTCACGGGCGTCTCGGTGGAGACGCCCTTCGCGCGCGACGCGTTCGCCAAGCTGGGCGTGCAGCCGCGCATCGGCCAGCGCTACGAGTACAAGAACGCCGTCAACACCTATACGGAGCAGGGCTACACGGCCTCGCACCGCGAGGCCACGGAGAAGTTCCTGGGCAGCCTCTTCGGGCAGGTGGTCCGCGGCATCGCCGAGGGGCGCAAGCTGAGCGAGGACGAGGTGAAGGGGCTCATCGACCGGGCACCCCTGCTGGGCCAAGCCGCGCTGGAGGCGAAGCTGGTGGACGGGCTGCTCTACCGCGACGAGGTGCTGGCCAAGGTGAAGGAGGAGGCGGGCAAGAGCGCCCAGTTGCTGTTCCTGGACAAGTACCTGGACCGCTCGGGAGGGCCGAGCGAGGCGGGCGAGACGGTGGCCCTGGTGTACGGCGTGGGCGGCATCGTCCGGGGCAAGAGCGAGTCCAACCCGCTGGGCGGAGACGCCTCGTTCGGCGCCGAGAGCGTGGCGCTGGCGCTGCGCAAGGCCTCGGAGGACAAGGACGTGAAGGCCATCCTCTTCCGGGTGGACAGCCCGGGAGGCAGCTACGTGGCCAGCGACACCGTGCGCCGCGAGGTGCAGCGCGCCCGGGAGAAGGGCAAGCCGGTCATCGTCTCCATGGCCACCTACGCGGCCAGCGGCGGCTACTTCGTCTCCATGGGGGCGGACAAAATCGTCGCCCAGCCGGGCACGCTCACCGGCAGCATCGGCGTGTACGGGGGGAAGATGGTGACGGCGGACTTCTGGGCGAAGCTGGGCATCAACTTCGAGACCCTCTCCATCGGCAAGGACGCGACGCTGTACAGCACGGACTCGGACTTCACCCCGGAGCAGCAGGCCAAGAACGACGCCTCGCTGGACCGCGTCTACACGGACTTCACGCAGAAGGCGGCCGAGGGGCGCCACCTGCCGCTGGAGAAGCTCCAGGCGGTGGCGCGCGGCCGGGTGTGGACGGGCGAGGACGCCAAGGAGCTGGGGCTGGTGGATGAGCTGGGCGGCTTTCCCAAGGCGCTGGAGCTGGTGCGCGAGGCGGCGAAGCTGCCCAAGGACGCGAAGGTGCACCTGCAGGTGTTCCCCCGCAAGAAGCAGCCCGCGGAGGTGATCGCCGACATCCTGGGCGGTGGGGAAGGGGACAACAGCGAGGACGAGCGGGGCGCCCAGGCGGCGGCGCTCTCGCCCCTCATCCCAGCGCTGGCGCAGACGCGGCAGATGTACCAACTGGGCGCGCGGCTGGGGCTGTGGGGTCCCCCGCACGGCACGCTGCAGGCCCCGCTGCCGGAGACGCGGTGGTAG
- a CDS encoding M16 family metallopeptidase has translation MTGRVRRVASAVLSLPTHEARMRRSPLALVAALLVAASPALAAKPAARAPAGMLAPVTSVEGITEYRLPNGLRVVLFPDPSKPTVTVNVTYFVGSKHEGSGEAGMAHLLEHLLFKGTPKHPRIPQELTERGARPNGTTWLDRTNYFETLPSSEANLAWALSFEADRMVHSFIAQKDLDSEMTVVRNELERGENNPHAVLLRRVLGASFLFHPYGKPTIGNRADVENIPIERLQAFYRKYYRPDNAMLVVAGRFDEAKALQLIQGSFGKLPRPAQPLPRTYTEEPTQDGEREVTLRRVGETAALTAVYHIPEGAHPDFGAIDVLTEALGDTPSGRLYKALVETRKAVRASASNLQLQDPGMLVFNTQLREGQSVEAARAVLLQTVEEAARTPFTAEEVSRAKTSLLKSVELLLNNSEDAAIALSEWAAIGDWRLLFLHRDRVEAVKPEDVTRVAAAYLKPSNRSLGQFVPTPKPERAEMPPRVELAALLQGYQGRAAVTQGEAFDPSPTHIESRVLRPAPRGEFRLALLPKRTRGQMVEVALSLHWGTAEAVKGQVKVGEATGALLMRGTKTKSRQQIQDTLDQLKARVGVSGGPLGASISVETTRENLPAVLRLVAEVLREPAFDAQEFTLLQQQWLASLEKSRSEPETQGGSAYLRVLGGQYPEGHPYYVPTVDENIARVKAVTREQVVAFHRNFYGASNGEFAAVGDFEAPALEALVGELFGAWKSPAPYARVPQTFNDAAPRSVVVETPDKANAFLRAGHNVQLREDHPDWPALMLGNFMLGGGFLNSRLATRIRHQEGLSYTVSSALTASPFDEVGSFTAHAIYAPQNAARLENALREELGKVLEKGFTAEEVAKARSGLLEYRQSRRAQDDGLVWTLATYLFYGRTLDFDAALEQRLARLSPEEVRQALARHVDPKKLTVVKAGDFEGTQQKAPAKVPASAAP, from the coding sequence ATGACCGGTAGGGTTCGCCGGGTTGCAAGCGCCGTGCTTTCCCTGCCGACCCACGAGGCCCGTATGCGCCGTTCCCCCTTGGCCCTGGTGGCCGCCCTCCTGGTGGCCGCCTCTCCGGCGCTCGCCGCCAAGCCTGCTGCCAGGGCCCCTGCCGGGATGCTCGCCCCCGTGACGAGCGTCGAGGGCATCACCGAGTACCGCCTGCCCAACGGCCTGCGCGTCGTGCTCTTTCCGGATCCCTCCAAGCCCACCGTCACCGTCAACGTCACCTACTTCGTGGGCAGCAAGCACGAGGGCTCGGGCGAGGCGGGCATGGCCCACCTGCTCGAGCACCTGCTCTTCAAGGGCACCCCGAAGCACCCCCGTATTCCGCAGGAGCTCACCGAGCGGGGCGCCCGCCCCAACGGCACCACCTGGCTGGACCGGACCAACTACTTCGAGACGCTGCCCTCCTCCGAGGCCAACCTCGCCTGGGCCCTGTCCTTTGAGGCGGACCGCATGGTCCACAGCTTCATCGCCCAAAAGGATCTCGACAGCGAGATGACGGTGGTGCGCAACGAGCTGGAGCGCGGTGAGAACAACCCGCACGCGGTGCTCCTGCGCCGGGTGCTCGGCGCCTCGTTCCTCTTCCACCCCTACGGCAAGCCCACCATCGGCAACCGCGCGGACGTGGAGAACATCCCCATCGAGCGGCTCCAGGCCTTCTACCGGAAGTACTACCGGCCCGATAACGCCATGCTCGTGGTGGCGGGCCGCTTCGACGAGGCGAAGGCGCTCCAGCTCATCCAGGGCTCCTTCGGAAAGCTCCCCCGCCCCGCGCAGCCCCTGCCGCGCACGTACACCGAGGAGCCTACCCAGGATGGCGAGCGCGAAGTCACCTTGCGCCGCGTGGGCGAGACGGCCGCCCTCACCGCCGTCTACCACATCCCCGAAGGCGCTCACCCGGACTTCGGGGCCATCGATGTGCTCACCGAGGCGCTGGGCGACACGCCCTCGGGGCGCCTCTACAAAGCCCTGGTGGAGACGCGCAAGGCCGTGCGCGCCAGCGCCTCCAACCTCCAGCTCCAGGACCCGGGCATGCTGGTGTTCAACACCCAGCTGCGCGAAGGCCAGAGTGTGGAGGCCGCCCGCGCCGTGCTGCTCCAGACGGTGGAGGAGGCCGCCCGCACGCCCTTCACCGCCGAGGAAGTTTCTCGCGCGAAGACGAGCCTGCTCAAGTCGGTGGAGCTGCTGCTGAACAACTCGGAGGACGCCGCCATCGCCCTGTCCGAGTGGGCCGCCATCGGCGACTGGCGGCTGCTCTTCCTGCACCGGGACCGTGTGGAGGCGGTGAAGCCCGAGGATGTCACCCGCGTGGCCGCCGCGTACCTCAAGCCCTCCAACCGGTCGCTGGGCCAGTTCGTCCCCACGCCCAAGCCAGAGCGTGCCGAGATGCCTCCACGCGTGGAGCTCGCCGCCCTGCTCCAGGGCTACCAGGGCCGGGCGGCCGTCACCCAGGGCGAGGCGTTCGATCCTTCTCCCACGCACATCGAATCGCGTGTGCTGCGCCCGGCGCCCCGGGGCGAGTTCCGGCTGGCGCTGCTGCCCAAGCGGACCCGGGGGCAGATGGTGGAGGTGGCGCTGAGCCTGCATTGGGGCACGGCGGAGGCGGTGAAGGGCCAGGTGAAGGTGGGCGAGGCCACGGGGGCTTTGCTCATGCGCGGCACGAAGACGAAGAGCCGCCAGCAGATTCAAGACACGCTCGATCAGCTCAAGGCCCGCGTGGGGGTGAGTGGCGGGCCGCTGGGGGCCTCCATCTCCGTGGAGACGACGCGCGAGAACCTGCCCGCCGTGCTGCGGCTGGTGGCCGAGGTGCTGCGCGAGCCGGCCTTCGATGCCCAGGAGTTCACGCTGCTGCAACAGCAATGGTTGGCCTCGCTGGAGAAGTCCCGAAGCGAGCCGGAGACCCAAGGCGGCAGCGCCTATCTCCGGGTGCTCGGAGGCCAGTACCCGGAGGGCCACCCGTATTACGTGCCCACGGTGGATGAGAACATCGCCCGGGTGAAGGCGGTGACGCGCGAGCAGGTGGTGGCCTTCCACCGGAACTTCTATGGTGCCTCGAACGGGGAGTTCGCCGCCGTGGGAGACTTCGAGGCCCCAGCGCTGGAGGCGCTCGTGGGCGAGCTGTTCGGCGCCTGGAAGAGCCCGGCCCCGTATGCCCGCGTGCCGCAGACCTTCAACGACGCGGCCCCGCGCTCGGTGGTGGTGGAGACGCCAGACAAGGCCAATGCCTTCCTCCGGGCGGGGCACAACGTGCAACTGCGCGAGGACCACCCGGACTGGCCCGCGCTGATGCTGGGCAACTTCATGCTGGGCGGCGGCTTCCTCAACTCCCGGCTGGCCACGCGCATCCGCCACCAGGAGGGTTTGTCCTACACCGTGTCCAGCGCACTCACCGCGTCGCCATTCGATGAGGTGGGTTCATTCACTGCCCATGCCATCTATGCGCCCCAGAATGCCGCGCGGCTGGAGAACGCGCTGCGCGAGGAGCTGGGCAAGGTGCTGGAGAAAGGGTTCACCGCCGAAGAGGTGGCCAAGGCCCGCTCGGGCCTGCTGGAGTACCGCCAGTCCCGGCGGGCGCAGGACGATGGGCTGGTGTGGACGCTGGCCACCTACCTGTTCTACGGGCGCACCCTGGACTTCGATGCCGCGCTGGAGCAGCGCTTGGCCCGGTTGTCGCCGGAGGAGGTGCGCCAGGCGCTCGCGCGGCACGTGGACCCGAAGAAGCTCACCGTGGTGAAGGCCGGCGACTTCGAGGGGACACAGCAGAAAGCCCCGGCAAAGGTCCCCGCCTCCGCGGCCCCCTAG
- a CDS encoding pilus assembly protein TadG-related protein, whose product MPHKQRSQVKSGKRGQALVLACLSLLLLALMMLLSFNLSYALRQKTQLQQHSDAMAYSMAVLEARALNYFASSNRAIASSYVAMNNVHGYMAAASVTGEMMGAAKKAFGLIILQEVALCVACKGTCDHCMHVKDAKDVRDKFSDAQDEYREKAKSKESEFNKVVKLLDEAMDSLHKSQAGVFDETAKALADGSSHKLSELRRINAPDSSELNSSVGSLNTSEFNCAIDGKKCSGSGKPANSSNKARATMLAQVANGSRNDWASKRGGTPPKYLNSEFLQKLKKDIQQDGSTRITSHDGTAKTVKSEGELDSDASTGNDGSKSAGHEHGSLISTYKHGLTGIGSYDAMVLSDSSGGEHNPDEAHSGSHQFEGANSRDLASCGGNGNCFMSFRADPSSANDYGQPHVYSYVTQRLRSKSLAAADWQLNDSATLTFKHGDRTGKVTLAADEGAAMSKALVYYHRLGDWSEPPNMFNPFWRAKLHPFTPKEAENVLNEAGNSDAAQLAATPKMPL is encoded by the coding sequence ATGCCTCACAAGCAACGTTCCCAAGTGAAGTCTGGCAAGCGTGGCCAGGCACTGGTGTTGGCGTGCCTCTCCCTTCTGCTGTTGGCACTGATGATGCTGCTGAGCTTCAACCTCAGCTATGCGCTGCGCCAGAAGACGCAACTGCAACAGCACAGCGATGCCATGGCCTACTCCATGGCGGTGCTCGAGGCGCGGGCGCTCAATTACTTCGCGTCCAGCAACCGCGCCATCGCGTCCTCCTACGTGGCCATGAACAACGTTCATGGGTACATGGCGGCCGCCTCCGTCACCGGGGAGATGATGGGCGCGGCGAAGAAAGCCTTCGGGCTGATCATCTTGCAGGAGGTCGCACTCTGCGTGGCATGCAAGGGCACGTGCGATCACTGCATGCACGTCAAGGATGCCAAGGACGTCCGGGACAAGTTCAGTGATGCACAGGACGAGTACCGGGAAAAGGCCAAGAGCAAGGAGAGCGAGTTCAACAAGGTGGTGAAGCTCCTGGACGAAGCGATGGATTCCCTCCACAAGTCCCAGGCGGGTGTCTTCGATGAGACGGCGAAGGCGTTGGCCGATGGCTCCTCGCACAAGTTGAGCGAGCTGCGGCGCATCAACGCGCCGGATTCCTCGGAGCTGAACAGCAGCGTGGGCTCGCTCAACACCTCGGAGTTCAACTGCGCCATCGATGGCAAGAAGTGCTCCGGCTCCGGCAAGCCCGCCAACAGCTCCAACAAGGCCCGTGCCACCATGCTGGCCCAGGTGGCCAATGGCAGCCGCAACGATTGGGCTTCCAAGCGGGGAGGCACGCCTCCCAAGTACCTGAACAGCGAGTTCCTCCAGAAGCTGAAGAAAGACATTCAGCAGGACGGCTCGACTCGGATCACCAGCCACGATGGCACCGCCAAGACGGTGAAGTCGGAGGGCGAGCTGGACAGTGACGCCTCCACCGGGAACGATGGCTCGAAGAGCGCGGGCCATGAGCATGGCAGCCTCATCAGCACGTACAAGCACGGGTTGACGGGCATCGGCAGCTACGATGCGATGGTGCTCTCGGACAGCTCGGGCGGCGAGCACAATCCGGATGAGGCGCATTCAGGCTCCCACCAGTTCGAGGGTGCCAACTCGCGCGATCTCGCCTCCTGCGGTGGAAATGGCAACTGCTTCATGTCGTTCCGGGCCGACCCGAGCAGTGCCAACGACTACGGGCAGCCGCACGTGTACAGCTATGTCACCCAGCGTCTGCGGTCCAAGAGCTTGGCCGCAGCGGATTGGCAACTCAACGACTCGGCCACCCTGACCTTCAAGCATGGGGACAGGACGGGCAAGGTGACGCTCGCGGCGGACGAAGGCGCGGCCATGTCCAAGGCGTTGGTCTATTACCACCGCCTGGGAGACTGGAGTGAGCCGCCCAACATGTTCAACCCCTTCTGGCGCGCCAAGCTGCACCCGTTCACGCCCAAGGAGGCGGAGAACGTACTGAACGAGGCGGGGAACTCGGACGCCGCCCAGTTGGCCGCCACTCCCAAGATGCCGCTGTAG